The genomic stretch TGCAGTAGTGCTCCCCCCAGAACCGAGGCTGGTGCAGGACGTAGCTCCTCCTCCAGTCCAGGTGCCGCCTCATGCGGGCCGGCTCGTCCCTCAGCTTCAGCAGGTAGCGGGCCAGCTCCTTCACCGTGGGGAAGTCCTCTACGTGGATGAACGCCTCCGCGGGCAGGAAGCGCTCGTAGTTCTGCCTGGACGGCCCCAGCACCACCGGCACCGCCCCGGCCAGCACCGCGTTCCACACCTTCTCCGTGATGTAGTCGGTGTGCTGCGAGTTCTCCAGCGCCAGGTAGAACTTGTAGCGCCGCAGTAGCCGCACCACGCTGCCGTCGCCCCGCTCCAGCGGCCGCCCGACGCGCCCGAACACGTCCACTCGGACGAACCCGCGGAGCTGCTGGTAGAAGCCCACTCGGGCGTGGGTCGCCGACCAGTTGCTGACGACCCAGGCCACGAAGCCTTTACGGGGTCGTCTGGAGTGGGAGAGCTGGTGCGTAAAAGCGCTTTCGGGACCCACGGTGTCCGTGCGCCCCCGGGGGACCAGATACCCATAAGGCAGGAAAATATCCGAGTCTGTCCTGTAGCTCATGGTCAGGTTGAACACGCCGTCCAGAAACCACAGCCCGGACGTGTGCGTGGGGGACTCGTAGTTCATCCATATCCACTTCTGCGCGCTGGGCCGCGGTTCCGGCGGGAGTTCCGCCTCGCCGGTGGCGATCTCCCGGTGGTGGATGATCACGGCGTCCACCTGGGGGTACGCCCGTGGGTCGTCTGTGAGCGTACAGCCACGGATCTGATAAAGCTCCAGGCAGTCCGGAAGCGCTCTGTACTCCCCGAACGGAGGCGTCCAGATCAGGAGGGTCACCTCGGGCAGTGGTGACTCGGGGGCGGCTTGGTCCGGCAGGTGCGTCACACAGGTGGCCAGGAGGAGCAGGAAGCCCACGGTGGCTACGCACACGGACAGGCAGGACCTTTTTAGGACCGGTCCCAAATACAGTTTCCTTACACCTGTCGGGTGGGATGCCCTGGGAGAGGGGCCCGCTGGTCTCCAACCAGCCCTGACTCCCATGgactcccctcctcctcctcgcagAACCCCCCAAACCTGTATTCAAACAGGACGAATAAACATATAAACAGGGAAATCACCCCGCCGCCATTGCAATGCCGTGACACACCCTTACAGTAACTGAAAACCTTTGGCCTGTTGTTCAGCCGTGAGTTGAGATAAGGAAGAAGTAGAATAAAAGCCGCTGCAGTCACGTAACTCGTTATGCTCCCTGCCCACGTGTCCTaaggatcattttaaataaggtGAAAAGCGTTCATGCCAGGCCTGTGCACACCAACATCTAGACGTGGCAGGGCTGGTCAGGCTTCCAGTTCCTGCTGAATGGGCTTTTTGTGAGGCCTGTTTACTGTTGGAGGGTCTGAGGTGTGATTTCTTTGGGTTGGATAAACACCTCGACCCAGAATGCAGCATCCTGCTGCAGAAATAAGCAAAGTCTGACTCCTGTTGATCCCGGATCTCATGgaaaatacagatatttttcAAGTTTAAGTTCAAAAGCGTCAAAAACCCTTGGCAGTAATAGCAAATGAAGTAAGAATAAAATATGCAGCTCTTTACGGTCTTATTAACAGGTTGATATTTTAAATCTTAATATTTGATCCACAATGTAGGTGG from Fundulus heteroclitus isolate FHET01 chromosome 18, MU-UCD_Fhet_4.1, whole genome shotgun sequence encodes the following:
- the LOC105939131 gene encoding alpha-(1,3)-fucosyltransferase 4; translation: MGVRAGWRPAGPSPRASHPTGVRKLYLGPVLKRSCLSVCVATVGFLLLLATCVTHLPDQAAPESPLPEVTLLIWTPPFGEYRALPDCLELYQIRGCTLTDDPRAYPQVDAVIIHHREIATGEAELPPEPRPSAQKWIWMNYESPTHTSGLWFLDGVFNLTMSYRTDSDIFLPYGYLVPRGRTDTVGPESAFTHQLSHSRRPRKGFVAWVVSNWSATHARVGFYQQLRGFVRVDVFGRVGRPLERGDGSVVRLLRRYKFYLALENSQHTDYITEKVWNAVLAGAVPVVLGPSRQNYERFLPAEAFIHVEDFPTVKELARYLLKLRDEPARMRRHLDWRRSYVLHQPRFWGEHYCTACRAVRRTRGLSRTVTHLRRWFRS